The Alnus glutinosa chromosome 3, dhAlnGlut1.1, whole genome shotgun sequence nucleotide sequence TATCCGATTCATGATGCTGGGTCTGTCtttgcatttcttttttattttattttttgggggggtgggggtcTCCGAGTTTCTTTTTCTCCCCCCAGAGTTTTGTTTGTGTCAATATCTTAATGTACACATGAATTGTGATTTCTTGCAACATGGCACTCATTTGGAGAGCTTCATCAGAATGACCTTTAACATATTTCTGTGAAAGAAATATGTATTTAAGTGGATTCAAGCCATTAGCCTAGGCTTTTGGGCTAGAGTGGTGTCCAAATATGCATATTAATATATTCTTGGTAAAACTCTCTAACCGTACGTTTATCTCCCCAACAAATTGTAGTGTAAAATTCTAGTTCAGTTGGCTTGTGCTTCATTATTGAGTGGTTGCATTTGCACTATCTATGCATTTGGGGTTGAACCATTGGACGACATGCTATTGAAATATTGATCAGCTTTGCATGGCTTAATATGGCGGTGAGCTGTCTATTGCTCTCTAGTAGATGTAGgagtttaaaacaaaatttatatatatatatatatatatatatatatatatcatctttcaaatttCCCATTGTGTATTCTGTGCTCCTCCTTCACTGCCTCATAAAGCTGTAGTGGTTGACAATGTAGGTCACATTGTATTATGTCAAGGATATAACTTTACCTCGACGAAATTTCAAACAGTTGACAATAATCTCAATGGCTCCTTTTGTTATTGGGTCATGCCTAATCATGAGCCATATTTAATTTGCAGGTATCTTTGTTGGGGAAAACACGGTAGTCCATTTTACAAGCAGTTGGATATCTTCTGATTCTAGCTTTTATAATTCAAGCTTGATCTGTTCTTCCTATCCCGATTGTGGATTTAGGAAACCCAAAAGTGGTGTAGTCCGTTCTTGTCTGGATTGTTTCCTTCGAAATGAATCTCTGTATCGTTACAAATATGGAGTTTCCCCATCAGTTTTCTTTGCTCATGTGCGGGGTGGCACATGCACCACTGCAAAGTCTGACCCACCAGCAGAAGTTATCCGAAGAGCATCGTATCTTCTTGAAAGTGGATTTGGCAATTATCATTTGATTCAAAACAACTGCGAAGATTCTGCACTTTATTGCAAAACTGGTCTTTTGACAttagacaaaataaaaactgataTTGGAAAAACTGGGGTAGCCACCAAAAACAAGTAAACAAACTGGGGTTTGGAGCAAGTGGTCAAGTCTCTTCCGTCTCTTCTGTCTTTGATGCCCTATTGGAGGCCATTTGTGGATTTGGCAATAATGATTTGCTTCAAAACAACTGTAAAGATTTTGCGCTTTATTGTAAAATTGGTCTTCTGGCAttagacaaaataaaaactgtTCTTGGAGAAGATCGGGGTagccacaaaaaaaaacaaacaaacaaacaaacaaactggGGGTTGGAGCAAGTGGTCAAGTCTCTTCTGTCTTTGGTGCCCCATTGGAggccattttttcttcttgtccGAATTTATGGATGCCATCTCCTGTTAGCCGGGCTGTGATAAAGGCTGCAGTGAAATACTCTTTGGACAGGTATGAAGCTGATATTGGCGTTCGAGATGATGTGATGAAGGTGGCAGTGGAGGACTTGGCTGTGAAACTGGGTTTGGATGGCCGCCATCATAAGGAAGTAGCTGATGACACTGACGCTTCAAAGCGAGACTTTGTTGCAATGAATTCAGGTATATATGTtcttttgttagtttattgtgaatataaattatttaatgttgtatatattaattatttaattttttaaaaaagtacacATCCATTACCCAATTGTCAATATGCTCCTTAAGTATTAATTGTGTAACCCTACAGagagaaattagctacaaattggtttgtaataGTTAGTTACAAACCAGTCTAATTAAGTGATATGTGTctcttagcatgtgagaagctaAGTGATACATGTCATCACTTTATTGGTGCTGATATGGACATTAATGAAATCTGTCAAGTATTTTGATtgcaatgactaaattgttattttgtccTACCTTGATgacctctaaattatttttataccgcggtgaacgatttgtaatttaaaccaattacatggactgattttgcatttattcaggaaaaaaaaaaagttttttttttttttttaattattccaccccttggtttttttttttctttctttttgttcaagaaatagtttttatttttttttaaaaaaaaaaattagtttttaagagaataagagtATTATCGAAAAAATTGACTTTTTTAGCATACCTTGGTAGTTTGATTAGTCACTTTAGCACATTTAGAAATTCAttgggctattttaaaatcgattaTTAGTTTATGgggaatttttatattttctgaaaattatattaaaaaaacgaaaaaataaaaaaataaaataaaataaaataaaataaaaataagagaaaaagagaaaagccCACATACCCCTCGATCTCAAATTACCACCCAATCGACAATGTCctcccaaactttcaatttggacaatgtctccacctccaaactaccaaaaagttgtCAAGTCCCCCAAGGACAGCAAAAAGATTAAAATGACcttacaaaattttcaattaaataaaaatactcctacaaattcataaaaaaaattaattaattaattaattaaattaaattaaattaaaattttttttttaaaaaaaaaaagggaaagttttaattttatttattattatttttttttgaaaagacgaaaggttttaatttctttgaaaaaaaattaatttaaaaaatgaaaactttttaaaattttcttttaatttataaatttggcCGCCCgtggtttttatgtatttattcttttaatttattttttttttagtttgagtttttcttttttgaatttttgtttatttagggtattttcgtcatttggagaatattgacaatttttggtaatttggggggaagGGGGAGTGGTGACATTGTCTAAATTGAAAGTTATGAGAGGGGGTATGTGagttttacccaaaaaaaatattaaaaaaaaaaaaattgagaagttGCATGTGactttttgtagatttttttttttttttttttttttttttttttaagatttttctcACATTTAAGAAAGGAAATAGACTATAGAAAAGTTGTTGCGAGTATTCTAAACCAAGGAAACACTAAAGAAAACAAATGTTCTACCCTAAATTTGGGTAGCACATTTGTTaccattaatattattttaatataaaaatattttctctttcttttaacatttatttgaaagaatatttaaatagctttattttttctctctttcccctatcatttatttgaaaaaatatggaAATGATATATGGAAATGATAAAGGAAGCAATTATGAagtttattttaatagagaagtaaaaaatagtttggttccctaaattttaaaaaaacatctaAGGGAAGTTGCTACTAGTACACAAACGTAATATTTTGGATTGTTCCAAAGATGCACCACCTTTCAAGTTATTGATAAATTGAGATACGATAATTAATGTGTATCTTTAATTGAAAGTTAGAACCGAATACCCAAAAGTAACAGACCTATCGAATTATGaatgcattaattattttaataggtGAAAGGGAATCACcataatgattaattttttcttttttttttctgtatattATAATGTCAGCCCAAATGTGAATTGTGGTAGTACTACTTACTATTTATtaacttattattttatgtttgataaCTCAAAGAATTAATATAGGGAGCATTTATTTGATTACAGTGTCAATTCCAATTCTTGATGAAACGAATTTCTCAGAATGGTCTGAACAAGTTCAGTTTTACCTTGGTCTTTGGGATCTTAATTTGGCACTCTGGACTGAGAAACCGCCTACTATTACAAAGTCAAGCAATGCAAAAGAAAAGGCTAGATACAAGTTTTGGGAGCGATCAAATAGATTGAGCATTATGTTTATGCAAATGAACATGGTAGACGATATTAAATCAACTCTTTCTAAATGTGACAATGCTAAAGAATTATTTAAAAGCATGGAAGAACGTTTCCAATCAATTGACGAGTCTCTTACGGGAACATTGATGGATGAACTTACCACTATGAAATTTGATGGTACATGTGAAATACATGAGCATATccttaaaatgacaaatttagTTACCAAATTAAGGGCTCTTGGGATGAATGTGGATGAGTCATTTCTCGTACAATTGATTTTGGGCTCCTTGCCTCCTCAGTATGGAGTTCAAGAAGAGACAAGGCTTGAGGAACAAGGACATTATTCAGTTCACCCTATAAGTCAAGGAGTCAAAAAGATTGAGCCACCTGAAGTGAATAGGCATTCTCAAGTAATTGAGGTTCATGAGAAGAGACAAAACAATGTCATAGAGCCACCTGAATTTAATGAACATCCTTAAGCAATTGAGATTCATGAGAGGAGACAAAACAATGTCACATGCTATTTCTGCAATAAGATtgggcatataaagaaaaattgccACAAACGCAGGGCATGGTTTGAAAAAAGGGGTAAGTTTTTAACTTGCGTATGTTTCGAATAAAATCTTATTGAAGTTCCTTAAAGTACTTGGTAAATTGACTCATGTTTTATTGTTCATGTTTCTAATTCGATGCAGGGATTCCTTACAATCCAAACCATAAacccaaataaaaatttcatattcATGGACAATGGAATCAAAGTTCTAGTTGTTGCCATCGGGACTTTCGTTTGTTTCTAGATATAGGTTGTTACCTAGATTTGTTTTAGACATTTTACGTTTCTTCTATTTCTTAAAATTTGGTTTCTTTGCCTAAAGTTGATCTTGATGGCTATCTGATGGTTTCATATCGGGGATTATACCCTAAATCCCAAAAAGGTGATATCAAAGCAGGTGATGAAGAAGATGGGAGGCATGAAAATAAAGGTATCATTTGGTAAATTATTGGGAGCTCATGCAGCCCATGTTGAATTAATATATCGTGTTTTggggatattttatttttgaatgatATTTCAGTTTGtaataaataaagttattatTCACTGATCTACTTAGTTTAGCATATGACATATGATCCTTTTATATGCTTATTGTATTATTTATATTGTGCATATAAATGGTCATTTAATTACATTGAATATAGACTATAGTGTGAGGAATGAGATTATAACATAAGATCTTAAACTATAAACCTTGTAGTATAAAACCCTATTGTTCGCAATTGGTcatggaattgggcattccatttgcGAAGATTATTACGCATCAATCATGATAATCTATTTTGATAGAGTGAAGTAGAGACTTCAGGTTGATGTTTATGTGTAATACACTGAACGAACCATGTGACTATATGAGTTATCATTCTTATGAAACACTGTCAATATGAATAAATTAACTCAGAAAAGACTTCTTATGATATTCATTCTAAATCCTTAGAGGATTGTGGAATTAGATGTCAAGTGTAGATCATTTTGATACAATTAGGAGTGAGACATTTACTAGGGTTAAAATTCTCGGTACATTGGGTGATCACATGTATCATTAAGGGAACACAtttctcaagaaggaatccaagtcatttttttgaaataaaaagttTCTTTTTGAGATAGAATTATTCTCAATTTCTGGCCAAGACATTTTTTGGTAAGAGTTATTAAAATACTTATGTACATGGTGAAAAGAGTTTTTCACAAGTAtgagaataatatataaaatcagtTACTCAAAGATATAGATATAGAGAATTAAGGTGACATTATTATtgactttaattattttttggaaagtttCATTAAGAAAGCAAAAGTCAATATtacggatttttttaaaggattaattgatttaatgaaaaatataaggaaaaattaCCTTTTGC carries:
- the LOC133863172 gene encoding protein LEAD-SENSITIVE 1-like: MDLLINRVERREIKPGDHIYTYRAAFIYSHHGIFVGENTVVHFTSSWISSDSSFYNSSLICSSYPDCGFRKPKSGVVRSCLDCFLRNESLYRYKYGVSPSVFFAHVRGGTCTTAKSDPPAEVIRRASYLLESGFGNYHLIQNNCEDSALYCKTGLLTLDKLGVGASGQVSSVFGAPLEAIFSSCPNLWMPSPVSRAVIKAAVKYSLDRYEADIGVRDDVMKVAVEDLAVKLGLDGRHHKEVADDTDASKRDFVAMNSERN